A genomic segment from Mobula birostris isolate sMobBir1 chromosome 31, sMobBir1.hap1, whole genome shotgun sequence encodes:
- the unga gene encoding uracil-DNA glycosylase isoform X2 has translation MIGQKSIISYFNTPVKKRSLSEVTKEELNDKEAINEEDGKWTPVKKLKVGSEEEEELKESTKPRSPLSPQQLSRIERNKQAALLRLAARNAPLGLEENWKKELMTEFSKPYFIRLMAFVAAERKRYTVYPPPHEVFSWSEMCDVRDVKVVILGQDPYHGPNQAHGLCFSVKRPVPPPPSLENMYKELETDIEGFTHPAHGDLTSWAKQGVLLLNAVLTVRAHQANSHKDKGWEEFTDAVVSYLNKNREGLVFMLWGAYAQRKGSVIDRKRHHVLQTVHPSPLSAHRGFFGCKHFSRTNELLKKAGKTPIDWSLQ, from the exons ATGATCGGACAGAAATCTATTATATCCTACTTCAACACGCCAGTGAAGAAAAGAAGTTTATCTGAAGTTACAAAGGAGGAACTCAATGATAAGGAAGCTATTAATGAAGAG GACGGCAAGTGGACGCCCGTGAAGAAGCTGAAGGTTGGCtcggaggaggaggaagagctgAAGGAATCGACCAAACCCAGGTCCCCGCTTAGTCCCCAGCAACTCTCCCGCATCGAGAGGAACAAGCAGGCGGCTTTGCTGAGACTTGCGGCCCGGAATGCGCCCCTGGGCCTCGAGGAAAACTGGAAGAAGGAGCTGATGACCGAGTTCAGCAAACCCTATTTCATCAGG CTGATGGCGTTTGTAGCTGCAGAGAGGAAGCGTTACACAGTTTATCCGCCACCTCACGAAGTCTTCTCATGGTCGGAGATGTGCGATGTCCGTGAT GTGAAAGTGGTGATCCTCGGCCAGGACCCGTACCATGGACCAAACCAGGCTCACGGGCTGTGTTTCAGTGTCAAGCGCCCTGTGCCACCACCTCCCAG TCTGGAAAACATGTACAAGGAGCTGGAAACTGACATTGAAGGCTTTACGCACCCAGCACACGGTGATCTGACCAGCTGGGCCAAGCAAG GCGTGCTACTGCTGAATGCCGTCCTCACCGTCCGAGCACATCAGGCCAACTCGCACAAAGACAAGGGCTGGGAAGAGTTCACAGATGCTGTGGTGTCCTACCTCAATAAAAACCGGGAGGGCTTGGTGTTCATGCTGTGGGGAGCGTATGCACAACGGAAGGGCAGTGTTATCGACAGG AAACGTCATCACGTCCTGCAGACTGTTCACCCGTCTCCACTCTCCGCGCACAGAGGCTTCTTTGGTTGCAAGCATTTCTCCAGAACCAACGAGTTGTTGAAGAAAGCGGGGAAGACTCCCATCGATTGGAGTTTGCAGTGA
- the unga gene encoding uracil-DNA glycosylase isoform X1, with protein MIGQKSIISYFNTPVKKRSLSEVTKEELNDKEAINEEVKKQPYKIDGKWTPVKKLKVGSEEEEELKESTKPRSPLSPQQLSRIERNKQAALLRLAARNAPLGLEENWKKELMTEFSKPYFIRLMAFVAAERKRYTVYPPPHEVFSWSEMCDVRDVKVVILGQDPYHGPNQAHGLCFSVKRPVPPPPSLENMYKELETDIEGFTHPAHGDLTSWAKQGVLLLNAVLTVRAHQANSHKDKGWEEFTDAVVSYLNKNREGLVFMLWGAYAQRKGSVIDRKRHHVLQTVHPSPLSAHRGFFGCKHFSRTNELLKKAGKTPIDWSLQ; from the exons ATGATCGGACAGAAATCTATTATATCCTACTTCAACACGCCAGTGAAGAAAAGAAGTTTATCTGAAGTTACAAAGGAGGAACTCAATGATAAGGAAGCTATTAATGAAGAGGTGAAAAAACAGCCTTATAAAATC GACGGCAAGTGGACGCCCGTGAAGAAGCTGAAGGTTGGCtcggaggaggaggaagagctgAAGGAATCGACCAAACCCAGGTCCCCGCTTAGTCCCCAGCAACTCTCCCGCATCGAGAGGAACAAGCAGGCGGCTTTGCTGAGACTTGCGGCCCGGAATGCGCCCCTGGGCCTCGAGGAAAACTGGAAGAAGGAGCTGATGACCGAGTTCAGCAAACCCTATTTCATCAGG CTGATGGCGTTTGTAGCTGCAGAGAGGAAGCGTTACACAGTTTATCCGCCACCTCACGAAGTCTTCTCATGGTCGGAGATGTGCGATGTCCGTGAT GTGAAAGTGGTGATCCTCGGCCAGGACCCGTACCATGGACCAAACCAGGCTCACGGGCTGTGTTTCAGTGTCAAGCGCCCTGTGCCACCACCTCCCAG TCTGGAAAACATGTACAAGGAGCTGGAAACTGACATTGAAGGCTTTACGCACCCAGCACACGGTGATCTGACCAGCTGGGCCAAGCAAG GCGTGCTACTGCTGAATGCCGTCCTCACCGTCCGAGCACATCAGGCCAACTCGCACAAAGACAAGGGCTGGGAAGAGTTCACAGATGCTGTGGTGTCCTACCTCAATAAAAACCGGGAGGGCTTGGTGTTCATGCTGTGGGGAGCGTATGCACAACGGAAGGGCAGTGTTATCGACAGG AAACGTCATCACGTCCTGCAGACTGTTCACCCGTCTCCACTCTCCGCGCACAGAGGCTTCTTTGGTTGCAAGCATTTCTCCAGAACCAACGAGTTGTTGAAGAAAGCGGGGAAGACTCCCATCGATTGGAGTTTGCAGTGA